One stretch of Pyxidicoccus trucidator DNA includes these proteins:
- a CDS encoding ATP-binding cassette domain-containing protein encodes MIRLRPTGGPRRFAPEVIQSSWMDCGPAALKCLLEGFGIPVSYGRLREACQTDVDGTSIDTLEEVARRCGLDAEQTLVPADHLLEPAAGTLPALVVVQLPSGYTHFVVVWRRHGKLVQVMDPSRGRRWMTLRALIGELYLHTTALPAPVWRDWATSKNTLAVLRGQLRDLGLGDEEIYGHLRVALADPDWHSLAALDATRKMVGYLVRSGGLSAGRPAVRAVETFFTQVLREPRLEPVTVPRPYWSVIPIPGEEEGETRLVFRGAVLVHASGRREAPRAESSAEAASSADTLPAPPVRQDLPPELAAALAEPPPRPGHELLRMLRADGLLAPLALLASMALAAAGTVGEALLLRGLLQVGDRLNLVSQWLQALLALCVFLVICLGLDLLNGLSLRRLGRRLEVRFRMAFLEKLPRMHDRYFSSRPHSDMAERCHSLHRLRLLPGLGGQLVLLAFELLLTTAGLIWLDPASAPLAVGLLLLALLTPLALQPVLAERELRVRSHSASLSRFYLDALLGLVSVRAHGAERSLRREHEGQVVEWARSGAALQRLSVVVEGLLALAGLGLAVALVFGHLSRNGAQSSSLLFLYWTLNLPLLGQQLAQVARQYPLHRNVTLRLMEPLGAPDEAQDTPSHTGADVPTHVPHGEHGVAVDFKQVAVLAGGHTVLEDVEVSIAPGTHVAIVGPSGAGKSSLVGLLVGWQRVSAGTLLVDGLPLDGARLERLRRETAWVDPAVQLWNRSFLDNLTYGAASELPPSLSPVIAAADLHSVLEHLPDGLQTALGEGGARVSGGEGQRVRFGRALLRHDARLAILDEPFRGLERGKRRELLERARELWAGATLLCITHDVGETRGFDRVLVVEAGRVVEQGEPAELASLPDSRYRALLEAEAQAKAEVWSDASWTRIRMEDGRLVTAPRAAPEPEEADAPEVSPVLDTWKEAV; translated from the coding sequence ATGATTCGTCTTCGCCCAACGGGCGGCCCCCGCCGCTTCGCACCGGAGGTCATCCAGTCCTCTTGGATGGACTGTGGCCCCGCGGCCCTCAAGTGCCTGCTGGAGGGCTTCGGCATCCCCGTCAGCTACGGCCGGCTGCGCGAGGCCTGCCAGACGGATGTCGATGGGACGTCCATCGACACGCTGGAGGAGGTCGCTCGACGCTGCGGGCTCGACGCCGAGCAGACGCTCGTGCCCGCGGACCACCTGCTGGAGCCGGCGGCTGGAACGCTGCCCGCCCTCGTCGTCGTGCAGCTCCCGAGCGGCTACACCCACTTCGTCGTCGTCTGGCGGCGTCACGGCAAGCTCGTGCAGGTCATGGACCCCAGCCGGGGACGCCGGTGGATGACGCTTCGAGCCCTCATCGGAGAGCTCTACCTGCATACCACCGCCCTCCCCGCTCCGGTCTGGCGTGACTGGGCGACCTCGAAGAACACCCTCGCCGTGCTGCGAGGCCAGCTCCGCGACCTGGGGCTGGGCGATGAAGAGATTTACGGGCACCTGCGCGTGGCGCTCGCGGACCCGGACTGGCATTCCCTCGCGGCGCTGGACGCCACGCGGAAGATGGTCGGCTACCTCGTGCGCTCGGGAGGCCTGTCGGCGGGGCGCCCGGCCGTCCGGGCCGTGGAGACCTTCTTCACCCAGGTCCTCCGCGAGCCACGGCTGGAGCCCGTCACCGTGCCCCGCCCCTACTGGTCCGTCATCCCCATCCCGGGTGAGGAAGAAGGAGAGACGCGGCTCGTCTTCCGAGGCGCCGTGCTGGTCCACGCGTCCGGCCGACGTGAAGCCCCGCGCGCCGAGTCTTCCGCGGAGGCGGCCTCATCGGCCGACACGCTGCCCGCGCCCCCCGTCCGCCAGGACCTGCCTCCGGAGCTCGCCGCCGCCCTGGCCGAGCCCCCTCCCCGGCCCGGCCACGAGCTGCTGCGGATGTTGCGCGCGGATGGCCTGCTCGCGCCGCTCGCGCTGCTCGCCAGCATGGCGCTGGCCGCCGCCGGCACCGTGGGAGAGGCGCTGCTCCTGCGGGGACTGCTCCAGGTGGGCGACCGGCTCAACCTCGTGTCCCAGTGGCTCCAGGCCCTGCTGGCGCTCTGCGTCTTCCTCGTCATCTGCCTGGGACTGGACCTCCTGAACGGCCTCTCCCTGCGGCGGCTGGGACGGCGGCTGGAGGTCCGCTTCCGGATGGCCTTCCTGGAGAAGCTCCCCCGGATGCATGACCGCTACTTCAGCAGCCGCCCCCACTCGGACATGGCGGAGCGCTGCCACAGCCTCCACCGGCTGCGCCTGCTGCCCGGGCTGGGAGGCCAGCTCGTCCTCCTCGCCTTCGAGCTGCTGCTGACCACCGCCGGCCTCATCTGGCTGGACCCCGCCAGCGCGCCGCTGGCCGTGGGCCTCCTGCTCCTGGCGCTCCTGACGCCGCTGGCCCTCCAGCCGGTGCTCGCCGAGCGCGAGCTGCGAGTGCGCAGCCACTCCGCGTCGCTCTCCCGCTTCTACCTCGACGCGCTGCTCGGGCTGGTGTCGGTGCGGGCCCACGGCGCGGAGCGCTCACTTCGTCGCGAGCACGAGGGCCAGGTCGTGGAGTGGGCGCGCTCGGGCGCGGCGCTCCAGCGGCTCTCCGTGGTGGTGGAGGGACTGCTGGCGCTGGCCGGGCTGGGCCTCGCGGTGGCGCTCGTCTTCGGGCACCTGTCGCGGAACGGCGCGCAGAGCAGCTCCCTGCTGTTCCTCTACTGGACGCTCAACCTGCCGCTGCTGGGACAGCAGCTCGCCCAGGTCGCGCGGCAGTACCCGCTGCACCGCAACGTGACGCTGCGACTGATGGAGCCGCTCGGAGCGCCCGACGAAGCGCAAGACACCCCGAGCCACACGGGCGCGGACGTCCCCACGCACGTCCCCCACGGGGAGCACGGCGTGGCCGTGGACTTCAAGCAGGTGGCCGTCCTCGCCGGTGGGCACACGGTGCTGGAGGACGTGGAGGTCTCCATCGCCCCTGGCACCCACGTGGCCATTGTCGGCCCCTCCGGCGCGGGCAAGTCCAGTCTCGTCGGGCTGCTGGTCGGCTGGCAGCGGGTCTCCGCGGGCACGCTCCTCGTCGACGGCCTGCCGCTGGATGGCGCGCGGCTCGAACGGCTCCGGCGAGAAACGGCCTGGGTGGACCCGGCCGTCCAGCTCTGGAACCGCTCCTTCCTCGACAACCTCACCTACGGCGCCGCGTCGGAGCTGCCCCCTTCCTTGAGCCCCGTCATCGCCGCGGCGGACCTGCACTCCGTGCTGGAGCATCTGCCGGACGGACTCCAGACGGCGCTGGGTGAGGGAGGCGCGCGCGTCTCCGGCGGAGAAGGCCAGCGGGTGCGCTTCGGCCGGGCCTTGCTGAGGCACGACGCCCGGCTGGCCATCCTCGACGAGCCCTTCCGAGGCCTGGAGCGTGGCAAGCGCCGCGAGCTGCTGGAGCGGGCCCGAGAGCTATGGGCGGGAGCCACGCTGCTGTGCATCACCCACGACGTCGGAGAGACGCGTGGCTTCGACCGGGTGCTGGTGGTGGAAGCCGGACGCGTCGTCGAGCAAGGCGAGCCCGCCGAGCTGGCCTCCCTTCCGGACTCCCGCTACCGCGCCCTGCTGGAAGCTGAAGCGCAGGCGAAGGCAGAGGTCTGGTCCGACGCCTCGTGGACGCGAATCCGGATGGAAGACGGCCGGCTCGTCACCGCGCCACGTGCGGCACCGGAGCCGGAGGAAGCGGACGCCCCGGAGGTTTCCCCCGTCCTCGACACCTGGAAGGAGGCGGTATGA
- a CDS encoding ABC transporter ATP-binding protein, whose translation MTTALSAHCWPAARLGEALQRLAHHSGMPGRAVSRMPVPDASVQRGNQPIGPWIESAATFLGFEAEPVGTRYSELPGLLRRAGPALVQLPGEDGPEVLVLLGERRGRLRVLTPTSRVESLEWETLHAALCQELEAPVRPSVEVLLDQAEVPGRRRARVRTLILGERLGTLWLDVGWLLRLPPGQSFRTQLKHARMDRQAALLIAAHTTQYALGLLSWWLLGKGLLLGRVDRGWMLAWAMLLLTQVPVQMLAQWVAARLSLQAGGLLKQRLLVGALRMDVEQVRSQGAGQLLGRVMEADAFEALALNGGLAGGLALIELLFAAAVLAVGAGPVPALLLLGWTALTLLGGWRCIQTRQRWNDARVGMTHDLIERMVGHRTRLAQESRERWHDGEDQALEHYQRVSEQLDRREVLLTGLMPRGWLLIGIIGLVLSFALGGASPVALAVGVGGVLLAWRAFSRLVMGLSALAESGCAWKQIASLFRAASRTEDAALPPLSAPAPVRGGAAGEANTLAFPPGLGASSRGRGARAEPEVLLEAQRLVFRYPERGEPVLHGCDLRVHRGEHLLLEGPSGGGKSTLGALLAGLRQPQAGLLLLHGLDRRTLGPDRWRAGVVAAPQFHENHVFSGTLAFNLLMSRAWPPSPEDLELATSICEELGLGDLLARMPAGIMQIVGETGWQLSHGERSRLFIARALIQQADLLVLDESFAALDPETLRRCYRCVAARVPSLLVIAHP comes from the coding sequence ATGACGACTGCTCTGTCGGCGCACTGCTGGCCCGCAGCGAGGCTTGGCGAGGCACTCCAGCGGCTCGCGCACCACTCCGGCATGCCGGGCCGGGCCGTCTCGCGGATGCCCGTGCCCGATGCCTCAGTACAACGTGGCAACCAGCCCATCGGCCCGTGGATTGAGTCCGCCGCCACCTTCCTGGGCTTCGAGGCGGAGCCGGTGGGCACGCGCTACTCGGAGCTGCCCGGACTGCTCCGCCGCGCGGGGCCGGCGTTGGTACAGCTCCCCGGAGAGGACGGACCGGAGGTGCTGGTCCTGCTGGGAGAGCGCCGCGGCCGGCTGCGGGTGCTGACCCCGACCTCGCGGGTGGAGTCCCTCGAATGGGAGACACTGCATGCCGCGCTCTGCCAGGAGCTGGAGGCGCCAGTGCGGCCCTCGGTGGAGGTGCTGCTCGACCAGGCCGAGGTCCCCGGCCGCCGCCGCGCCCGGGTCCGTACGCTCATCCTGGGCGAGCGACTGGGCACGCTGTGGCTCGACGTGGGCTGGCTGCTGCGCCTTCCTCCGGGCCAATCGTTCCGCACCCAGCTCAAGCACGCGCGCATGGACCGTCAGGCCGCGCTGCTCATCGCCGCGCACACCACGCAGTACGCGCTGGGCCTGCTGTCGTGGTGGCTCCTCGGGAAGGGCCTGCTCCTGGGCCGGGTGGACCGGGGGTGGATGCTCGCCTGGGCCATGCTCCTGCTCACGCAGGTGCCAGTGCAGATGCTGGCCCAGTGGGTGGCCGCGAGGCTGAGCCTCCAGGCCGGTGGGCTGCTGAAGCAACGCCTGCTCGTCGGTGCGCTGCGGATGGACGTGGAGCAGGTCCGCAGCCAGGGCGCGGGCCAGCTCCTGGGGCGGGTGATGGAGGCCGATGCGTTCGAGGCCCTCGCCCTCAACGGCGGACTCGCGGGAGGCCTGGCGCTCATCGAGCTGCTCTTCGCGGCGGCGGTGCTGGCCGTCGGAGCTGGACCGGTACCCGCGCTGCTGCTGCTCGGGTGGACCGCGCTCACCCTGCTGGGCGGCTGGCGCTGCATCCAGACCCGCCAGCGGTGGAACGACGCGCGCGTGGGGATGACCCATGACCTCATCGAGCGCATGGTCGGTCACCGGACCCGGCTGGCGCAGGAGTCACGGGAGCGCTGGCACGACGGTGAGGACCAGGCGCTCGAACACTACCAACGCGTCTCGGAGCAACTGGACCGGAGGGAGGTGCTCCTCACCGGGTTGATGCCACGAGGCTGGCTGTTGATAGGGATTATCGGCCTGGTCCTGTCGTTCGCGCTCGGTGGCGCCTCGCCGGTGGCGCTCGCCGTCGGCGTCGGTGGCGTGTTGCTGGCCTGGCGCGCCTTCAGCCGGCTGGTGATGGGCCTGTCCGCGCTCGCGGAGTCGGGCTGCGCCTGGAAGCAGATTGCCAGCCTCTTCCGCGCCGCGAGCCGGACGGAGGACGCCGCTCTGCCGCCGCTGTCCGCTCCCGCGCCGGTGCGCGGCGGCGCGGCCGGGGAAGCGAACACCCTCGCCTTCCCGCCCGGCCTGGGAGCTTCTTCGCGAGGACGGGGCGCGCGCGCGGAGCCGGAGGTGCTGCTCGAGGCGCAGCGCCTGGTCTTCCGTTATCCGGAGCGCGGCGAGCCGGTGCTGCACGGCTGCGACCTGCGGGTCCACCGGGGTGAGCACCTCCTGCTCGAAGGCCCGTCGGGTGGCGGCAAGTCCACCCTGGGCGCGCTGCTGGCCGGCCTGCGCCAGCCCCAGGCAGGGCTGCTGCTGCTGCATGGGCTCGACCGGCGCACGCTCGGCCCTGACCGCTGGCGGGCCGGAGTCGTCGCCGCGCCCCAGTTCCATGAGAACCATGTGTTCTCGGGCACGCTCGCGTTCAACCTGCTGATGAGCCGGGCCTGGCCACCGAGCCCGGAGGACCTGGAGCTGGCGACCTCCATCTGCGAGGAGCTGGGGCTGGGAGACCTCCTCGCGCGGATGCCGGCGGGCATCATGCAAATCGTCGGGGAGACGGGCTGGCAGCTCTCGCATGGGGAGCGGAGCCGGCTGTTCATCGCCCGGGCGCTGATTCAACAGGCGGACCTGCTGGTGCTGGACGAGAGCTTCGCCGCGTTGGACCCCGAGACGCTGCGCCGCTGCTACCGGTGCGTCGCGGCCCGCGTCCCCAGCCTCCTGGTCATCGCCCACCCTTGA
- a CDS encoding cupin domain-containing protein, producing the protein MSDLDRVISKLLDPISLPTFLEAYWEKQPLHVQRQAPDHYAGLFGLEEVEQYLFTVKPRGNELRLVARGRPDIVFHEYEEAPPRVVFEAFREGYTLNLNGVHRRWPPVHALVEAVQRRLRCYANGNAYVTGPASQGFDTHHDGHDVFVLQTRGRKRWRLYAVREELPLEGRATSPEDSGWGEPVREIELSAGDLLYLPRGVPHSATTDDCCSVHLSIGIRPLLMESVLSELIRTVVREHAHWRRAVAPAGTRAARHAPSLQSLVARLSEDLGALGPLEPLLESLEEKLLRPEEAVGVGPGGYLHSLERLEALDLDSELECRPGHASVLTRRGEEVVLTFIGGSLVAPAFCEPALRYALEQSRFRVGGLPESLTGEARVTLCRRLVREGLLRLVDGAAQPLESDFREPGTWLEGHAPQ; encoded by the coding sequence ATGTCCGACCTGGACCGTGTCATCTCGAAGCTGCTGGACCCCATCTCCCTCCCCACCTTCCTGGAGGCGTACTGGGAGAAGCAGCCGCTCCATGTCCAGCGACAGGCCCCCGACCACTACGCCGGCCTCTTCGGGCTGGAGGAGGTCGAGCAGTACCTGTTCACCGTCAAGCCACGCGGCAATGAGCTCCGGCTCGTCGCTCGCGGAAGGCCCGACATCGTCTTCCACGAGTACGAGGAAGCCCCGCCGCGCGTGGTGTTCGAGGCCTTCCGGGAGGGCTACACCCTCAACCTGAACGGCGTCCATCGCCGCTGGCCCCCGGTGCACGCGCTCGTCGAGGCCGTGCAGCGCCGGCTCCGGTGCTACGCCAACGGCAACGCCTACGTCACCGGCCCGGCGTCACAGGGCTTCGACACGCACCACGACGGCCATGACGTCTTCGTCCTCCAGACGCGCGGCCGGAAGCGCTGGCGCCTGTACGCGGTGCGGGAGGAGCTCCCGCTCGAAGGCCGTGCGACGAGCCCCGAGGACAGTGGCTGGGGCGAGCCCGTGCGGGAAATCGAGCTGTCCGCGGGCGACCTGCTCTATCTGCCGAGGGGCGTCCCGCACTCGGCGACCACTGATGACTGCTGCTCCGTCCACCTGTCCATCGGCATCCGGCCGCTGCTCATGGAGAGCGTGCTCTCCGAGCTCATCCGCACCGTGGTGCGCGAACATGCCCACTGGCGTCGGGCCGTGGCACCGGCGGGCACCCGCGCCGCGCGGCATGCCCCCTCGCTCCAGTCCCTCGTGGCGCGGCTGTCGGAGGACCTGGGCGCGCTGGGCCCGCTGGAGCCGCTGCTGGAGTCCCTGGAGGAGAAGCTCCTGCGCCCCGAGGAGGCAGTGGGCGTGGGGCCGGGAGGCTACCTGCACTCCCTCGAGCGGCTGGAGGCGCTCGACCTGGACAGCGAGCTCGAGTGCCGGCCGGGCCACGCCAGCGTGCTCACCCGGCGTGGCGAAGAGGTGGTCCTGACCTTCATCGGAGGCTCGCTCGTGGCGCCGGCCTTCTGCGAGCCCGCGCTCCGGTACGCCCTGGAGCAGTCCCGATTCCGCGTCGGCGGGCTTCCCGAGTCGTTGACCGGGGAAGCCCGCGTGACGCTGTGCCGCCGCCTCGTCCGCGAGGGACTGCTGCGGCTCGTCGACGGAGCCGCGCAGCCTCTGGAATCCGACTTCCGGGAGCCGGGCACCTGGCTGGAGGGACACGCCCCTCAGTGA